One window of Burkholderiales bacterium genomic DNA carries:
- the lptE gene encoding LPS assembly lipoprotein LptE, giving the protein MSWFKAAALCLLLAACGFQPRGAATLPFENLYVEAPRGSVFAAQLKRVVSTGSKTRIASRPEEADATLQVMNEFREKEILSLSAGGRVREFQLRYRLQYQVYDKQKNLIAEPGEIVLRRDFSFDDQAQLSKEGEEALLYRDMQNDAVHQLVRRLQAVANAKVNGNGGAKTEGKL; this is encoded by the coding sequence ATGTCGTGGTTTAAGGCCGCCGCGCTTTGCCTGTTGCTCGCCGCCTGCGGCTTCCAGCCGCGCGGCGCCGCCACGCTGCCGTTCGAGAACCTCTACGTCGAGGCGCCGCGAGGCTCGGTCTTCGCCGCGCAGTTGAAGCGCGTCGTCAGCACCGGCAGCAAGACGCGCATCGCCTCGCGTCCCGAGGAGGCCGACGCGACGCTGCAGGTGATGAACGAGTTCCGCGAGAAAGAGATCCTGTCGCTGTCCGCGGGCGGCCGCGTGCGCGAGTTCCAGCTTCGCTATCGTCTCCAGTACCAGGTGTACGACAAGCAGAAGAACCTGATCGCCGAGCCCGGCGAGATCGTGCTGCGCCGCGACTTCTCGTTCGACGACCAGGCCCAGCTCTCCAAGGAAGGCGAGGAAGCGCTGCTCTATCGCGACATGCAGAACGACGCCGTGCACCAGCTCGTGCGGCGCCTGCAGGCGGTGGCGAACGCGAAGGTGAACGGTAACGGCGGCGCCAAGACCGAAGGCAAGCTCTAG
- a CDS encoding homoserine kinase has protein sequence MSVYTTVTPEQLSVWLGQHNVGTLVDLKGISAGIENTNYFVTTTAGRYVLTLFEKLTPAELPFYLNLMAHLADHGIPSARPIPDLEGELLGELNGKPTALVSFLPGKDIEQPGLSHCRAVGTVLARIHRAGTSYLARMENPRGLKWWQAVTPEIAGFLPPDDAALLRSEVDLQASQRFADLPAGAIHADLFRDNALFEGERISGVIDFYFACTDAFLFDVAVCVNDWCVNPGGDVDEQRSTALTDAYRAIRPFTAHEREAWPVMLRAAALRFWISRLYDFHLPRPGELTHAKDPKHFQRILERHLAHPRALSA, from the coding sequence TTGTCCGTCTACACCACCGTCACCCCCGAGCAGCTCAGCGTCTGGCTCGGCCAGCACAACGTCGGCACCCTCGTCGACCTTAAAGGCATCTCCGCCGGCATCGAGAACACGAATTATTTCGTGACCACGACGGCGGGGCGCTACGTGCTCACGCTGTTCGAGAAGCTCACGCCCGCCGAGCTTCCGTTCTATCTGAACCTCATGGCGCACCTCGCGGACCACGGCATTCCGAGCGCGCGTCCGATCCCGGACCTCGAAGGCGAGCTCCTCGGCGAGCTCAACGGCAAGCCGACGGCGCTCGTGTCCTTCCTGCCGGGCAAGGATATCGAGCAGCCCGGTCTTTCTCATTGCCGCGCGGTCGGAACGGTGCTCGCCCGCATCCACCGCGCGGGCACGAGCTACCTCGCACGCATGGAGAATCCGCGCGGTCTGAAATGGTGGCAGGCGGTGACGCCGGAGATCGCGGGCTTTCTCCCGCCCGATGACGCCGCGCTCCTCAGGAGCGAAGTGGATCTGCAGGCGTCGCAGCGCTTCGCCGACCTGCCCGCCGGCGCGATACATGCCGACCTCTTCCGCGACAACGCGCTGTTCGAAGGCGAGCGCATCTCCGGCGTCATCGACTTCTATTTCGCGTGCACCGACGCCTTCCTGTTCGATGTCGCGGTCTGCGTCAACGACTGGTGCGTGAATCCCGGCGGCGACGTCGACGAGCAGCGCAGCACCGCGCTGACCGACGCCTATCGCGCGATCCGGCCGTTCACCGCGCACGAGCGGGAGGCTTGGCCCGTCATGCTGCGTGCGGCGGCGCTACGCTTCTGGATATCGCGCCTTTACGACTTCCACCTGCCCCGCCCCGGCGAGCTCACGCACGCCAAGGACCCGAAGCACTTCCAGCGCATCCTCGAACGGCACCTCGCGCATCCGCGCGCGCTGTCCGCCTGA
- the leuS gene encoding leucine--tRNA ligase, producing MQQRYNPHVVERDAQKSWEDSGAFRAVETTDKPKYYCLSMFPYPSGKLHMGHVRNYTIGDVLTRYHRMKGYNVMQPMGWDAFGLPAENAAMANGVPPAKWTYDNIAYMKKQLKSLGLAIDWSRELATCTPEYYRWNQWFFLRMLEKGIAYKKTGVVNWDPVDQTVLANEQVIDGKGWRTGATVEKREIPMYYLAITRYADELLSALDTLPGWPERVKAMQANWIGKSHGVRFAFSYTLDGKDDKLWVFTTRADTIMGVTFVAVAAEHPLAQRAAQGNPELAAFIDECKRGSVMEADLATIEKKGMPTGIKVMHPLTAEPVEVWVGNYVLMGYGEGAVMAVPAHDQRDFEFATQYKLPIREVIKPKDGELELPLKEAYVDYGVNINSGKYDRLEYQQSVDAIAADLAAKGLGEKRVLYRLRDWGISRQRYWGCPIPIVHCPTCGDVPVPDEQLPVVLPEDCVPDGHGNPLNKRADFVNTKCPKCGADARRETDTMDTFVDSSWYYHRFACADEDESMVDARVDYWLPVDQYIGGIEHAILHLLYSRFWTKAMRDLGLVKIDEPFDNLLTQGMVLNEIFFRKAGEGARLVYYNPAEVELTFDDKGNRTGAKLIADGQPVESQGIGTMSKSKNNGVDPQALIEQYGADIARFFMMNTSPPEDTLLWKDDGVAGAARFLRRLWTFGYDLSQMAPAGALPASLAPGTAAMRLEVHAQVKQANYDMSRHQFNTVATAGMKILNALEAGRNATDAAPVLHEGFNLLLRLLSPITPHVSHQLWQDLGYGGDILTAPWPEHDPAALVQDEIELVVQVNGKKRGDVRVPREADKKAIEALVLADANVQKFVNGQAIKKVVVVPGRLVNVVV from the coding sequence ATGCAGCAGAGATACAACCCGCACGTCGTCGAACGCGACGCTCAGAAATCCTGGGAAGACTCGGGCGCGTTCCGAGCCGTCGAAACAACGGACAAACCGAAGTACTACTGCCTGTCGATGTTCCCGTATCCCTCGGGCAAGCTGCATATGGGACACGTGAGGAACTATACCATAGGGGATGTGCTCACCCGTTATCACCGCATGAAGGGTTACAACGTCATGCAGCCGATGGGGTGGGACGCCTTCGGCCTCCCGGCCGAGAACGCGGCGATGGCGAACGGCGTGCCGCCGGCGAAGTGGACGTACGACAACATCGCGTACATGAAGAAGCAGCTCAAGTCGCTCGGCCTCGCCATCGACTGGAGCCGCGAGCTCGCCACCTGCACACCCGAGTACTACCGCTGGAACCAGTGGTTCTTCCTGCGCATGCTGGAGAAAGGCATCGCGTACAAGAAGACCGGCGTCGTCAACTGGGATCCGGTCGACCAGACGGTGCTCGCCAACGAGCAGGTGATCGACGGCAAGGGCTGGCGCACCGGCGCGACGGTGGAGAAGCGCGAGATCCCGATGTACTACCTCGCGATCACCCGATACGCCGACGAGCTCCTCTCGGCACTCGACACCCTGCCCGGCTGGCCCGAGCGGGTGAAAGCGATGCAGGCGAACTGGATCGGGAAGTCTCATGGGGTCCGGTTCGCCTTCTCGTATACGCTCGACGGCAAGGACGACAAGCTCTGGGTGTTCACCACCCGTGCCGACACCATCATGGGCGTCACGTTCGTCGCCGTCGCCGCCGAGCATCCGCTTGCGCAGCGCGCGGCGCAAGGCAATCCCGAGCTCGCCGCGTTCATCGACGAGTGCAAGCGCGGCAGCGTGATGGAAGCCGACCTCGCGACCATCGAGAAGAAAGGCATGCCGACCGGCATCAAGGTCATGCATCCGCTCACCGCCGAGCCGGTCGAGGTCTGGGTCGGCAACTACGTGCTGATGGGTTACGGCGAAGGCGCGGTGATGGCGGTGCCGGCGCACGACCAGCGCGATTTCGAGTTCGCGACGCAGTACAAGCTGCCGATCAGGGAAGTCATCAAGCCGAAGGACGGCGAGCTCGAGCTGCCTTTGAAAGAGGCGTACGTCGACTACGGCGTCAACATCAACTCGGGCAAATACGACCGATTGGAGTACCAGCAGTCGGTCGATGCGATCGCAGCGGACCTCGCGGCCAAAGGCCTCGGCGAGAAACGCGTGCTCTATCGCCTGCGCGACTGGGGCATCTCGCGCCAGCGCTACTGGGGCTGCCCGATCCCTATCGTGCACTGCCCGACGTGCGGCGACGTGCCGGTGCCCGACGAGCAGCTCCCCGTCGTGCTGCCCGAAGACTGCGTGCCGGACGGTCACGGCAACCCGCTCAACAAGCGCGCCGATTTCGTGAACACCAAGTGCCCGAAGTGCGGCGCGGACGCCAGGCGCGAGACCGACACGATGGACACCTTCGTCGATTCGTCGTGGTATTACCACCGCTTCGCGTGCGCCGATGAGGACGAGTCGATGGTCGACGCGCGCGTCGACTACTGGCTGCCGGTCGACCAGTACATCGGCGGCATCGAGCACGCCATCCTGCACCTGCTCTACTCGCGCTTCTGGACCAAGGCGATGCGCGACCTCGGGCTCGTCAAGATCGACGAGCCGTTCGACAACCTGCTCACGCAAGGGATGGTGCTGAACGAGATCTTCTTCCGCAAAGCCGGCGAAGGCGCGCGCCTCGTGTATTACAACCCGGCGGAAGTCGAGCTCACCTTCGACGACAAAGGCAACCGCACCGGCGCCAAGCTGATCGCCGACGGCCAGCCGGTGGAGTCGCAGGGCATCGGCACGATGTCCAAGTCGAAAAACAACGGCGTGGACCCGCAGGCGCTGATCGAGCAGTACGGCGCCGACATCGCGCGCTTCTTCATGATGAACACCTCGCCGCCCGAGGACACGCTGCTCTGGAAAGACGACGGCGTCGCCGGGGCGGCGCGCTTCCTGCGCCGCCTGTGGACGTTCGGCTACGACCTTTCGCAGATGGCGCCGGCCGGCGCGCTGCCGGCGTCGCTCGCGCCCGGGACCGCCGCCATGCGCCTCGAAGTGCACGCGCAGGTGAAGCAGGCGAACTACGACATGTCGCGCCACCAGTTCAACACGGTCGCGACCGCAGGCATGAAGATCCTGAACGCGCTCGAAGCCGGCAGGAACGCAACCGACGCCGCGCCGGTGCTGCACGAAGGCTTCAACCTCCTGCTGCGCCTGCTCTCGCCGATCACGCCGCACGTCAGCCATCAGCTCTGGCAAGATCTCGGGTACGGCGGCGACATCCTGACGGCGCCGTGGCCCGAGCACGATCCGGCCGCGCTGGTGCAGGACGAGATCGAGCTCGTGGTGCAGGTGAACGGCAAGAAGCGCGGCGACGTGCGAGTGCCGCGCGAAGCGGACAAGAAAGCGATCGAGGCGCTGGTGCTCGCCGACGCGAACGTGCAGAAGTTCGTCAACGGCCAGGCGATCAAGAAGGTCGTGGTCGTGCCGGGAAGGCTCGTCAATGTCGTGGTTTAA
- the holA gene encoding DNA polymerase III subunit delta: MRITTEQLQPHLRELQPLYTVHGAETLLALEAADRVRAAARSQGYAEREVLTVESGFQWSELAMAGSAQSLFASRKLLELRIPNGKPGVEGGNALQEFCKRLPEETVTLIQLPEIDWRAQKAAWFDALAAAGVMVEARLVTRNALPQWLAGRLKAQKQEADADTLAFIAERVEGNLMAAYQEVQKLALLFPPGRLSFEQAREAVLDVARYDVDEIGLAMLEGDVSRLVRMFEGLKAEGAPPPFALWQLTEVIRALGRVVSLTAGGRPIAVALREARIYGPRQSHFQSCYSRFTPQDIAEALAHAAAIDRIIKGLDKGDLWDELLHLALRFARAGGPATRPRRPAATTA; encoded by the coding sequence GTGCGCATCACCACCGAACAGCTCCAGCCCCATCTGCGCGAGCTGCAACCGCTCTACACCGTGCACGGGGCGGAGACGCTGCTCGCGCTCGAAGCCGCCGATCGCGTCCGCGCCGCGGCGCGCTCGCAAGGCTACGCCGAGCGCGAGGTGCTGACGGTGGAGTCGGGCTTCCAGTGGTCGGAGCTCGCGATGGCGGGAAGCGCGCAGTCGCTTTTCGCATCGAGAAAGCTGCTCGAGCTGCGCATCCCCAACGGCAAGCCCGGCGTGGAAGGCGGCAACGCGCTGCAGGAATTCTGCAAGCGCCTTCCCGAAGAGACGGTGACGCTGATCCAGCTTCCCGAGATCGACTGGCGCGCGCAGAAAGCGGCGTGGTTCGACGCGCTCGCCGCAGCGGGCGTCATGGTCGAAGCGCGGCTCGTCACGCGCAACGCGCTGCCGCAGTGGCTCGCGGGCAGGCTGAAAGCGCAGAAGCAGGAAGCCGATGCCGATACGCTCGCGTTCATCGCCGAGCGGGTCGAAGGCAACCTCATGGCCGCATACCAGGAAGTGCAGAAGCTCGCGCTCCTGTTTCCGCCGGGCCGCCTCTCGTTCGAGCAGGCGCGCGAGGCGGTGCTCGACGTCGCGCGCTACGACGTCGACGAGATCGGGCTGGCGATGCTCGAAGGGGACGTTTCGAGGCTGGTGCGCATGTTCGAAGGCCTCAAAGCCGAAGGCGCGCCGCCGCCCTTCGCGCTGTGGCAGCTCACCGAAGTGATCCGCGCGCTCGGGCGCGTGGTGAGCTTGACCGCGGGCGGCCGCCCGATCGCGGTCGCCTTGCGCGAGGCGCGCATCTACGGTCCGAGACAATCCCATTTCCAGTCGTGCTACTCGCGCTTTACCCCGCAGGACATCGCCGAAGCGCTCGCCCACGCCGCCGCCATCGATCGCATCATCAAGGGCCTCGACAAGGGCGACCTGTGGGACGAGCTGCTGCACCTCGCGCTGCGCTTCGCGCGCGCCGGCGGCCCCGCAACCCGGCCTCGCCGACCCGCTGCGACCACCGCCTAA
- a CDS encoding DUF2782 domain-containing protein — MRTLFATLLLGLALPVLAQSPNDRALPSQTPAQKAPAGKPFTRGNQQLQPIPEPPPPPPGMELDPSLEPQVTIQRRADQTVEEYRLNGRLYMVKVTPSHGVPYYLIDNVGRGEFVRYDNYDTMTRPPMWVLFQW, encoded by the coding sequence ATGCGCACACTATTCGCCACATTGCTGCTCGGGTTAGCGCTGCCCGTTCTGGCCCAGTCTCCGAACGACCGCGCGCTGCCCTCGCAGACTCCCGCCCAGAAAGCTCCCGCCGGGAAGCCGTTCACCCGCGGCAACCAGCAGCTCCAGCCGATTCCGGAGCCGCCGCCCCCGCCGCCGGGAATGGAGCTCGACCCGTCGCTCGAGCCGCAGGTCACGATCCAGCGTCGCGCCGATCAGACGGTCGAGGAATACCGCCTCAACGGCCGGCTCTACATGGTCAAGGTGACGCCCAGCCACGGCGTGCCGTACTACCTCATCGATAACGTGGGCCGCGGCGAGTTCGTGCGCTACGACAACTACGACACGATGACGCGCCCCCCGATGTGGGTGCTCTTTCAGTGGTGA
- a CDS encoding TIGR00730 family Rossman fold protein, whose product MTDKFPHPLAPELSQKSWAAREAYRVLGIMAEFVQATEKLAAIRPAVSFFGSARTAPGHPYYTLAEETARLLSDSGFSVISGGGPGIMEAANKGAYEGKSPSVGLNIQLPHEQQSNLYQDVSQNFHYFFARKVMFVKFAMAYVVFPGGFGTLDEVSEALTLVQTGKTRKMPIILVHEPFWRGMIDWFRATLVAEGMISPEDMGLIQLIDEPRSVVEAIFDYYEKRGFQPSQAEEEILLNL is encoded by the coding sequence ATGACTGACAAATTCCCGCACCCGCTTGCGCCCGAATTGAGCCAGAAATCGTGGGCGGCGCGCGAAGCATATCGGGTGCTCGGTATTATGGCAGAGTTCGTCCAGGCGACCGAGAAGCTCGCCGCGATCAGGCCTGCCGTGAGCTTCTTCGGGAGCGCGCGCACCGCGCCCGGACACCCCTATTACACGCTCGCCGAGGAGACCGCGCGCCTGCTCTCGGACTCGGGCTTCAGCGTGATCTCGGGCGGCGGGCCCGGCATCATGGAAGCCGCCAACAAGGGCGCTTACGAAGGCAAGAGCCCGAGCGTCGGCCTGAACATCCAGCTCCCGCACGAGCAGCAATCGAACCTGTACCAGGACGTCTCGCAGAACTTCCACTATTTCTTCGCCCGCAAGGTGATGTTCGTGAAGTTCGCGATGGCGTACGTGGTGTTTCCCGGCGGCTTCGGCACGCTCGACGAGGTGAGCGAAGCGCTGACGCTGGTGCAGACCGGCAAGACGCGCAAGATGCCGATCATCCTCGTCCACGAGCCTTTCTGGCGCGGGATGATCGACTGGTTCCGCGCCACGCTGGTCGCCGAAGGCATGATCTCGCCGGAGGACATGGGTTTGATCCAGCTCATCGACGAGCCGCGCTCGGTCGTAGAAGCGATATTCGATTACTACGAGAAGCGCGGATTCCAGCCGTCGCAGGCCGAGGAAGAGATACTGCTCAACCTGTGA
- a CDS encoding BPSS1780 family membrane protein produces MHPRTVRAGHGWMWIKQGFALFKASPAGWLAIVLLLFAGTRLLAVVPLLGLLFVLLMPLFIAGVMEGCRALERGEPLVLAHLACGFRRNAAHLVTVGGVSLVGNLGVMMVVNAIGGEAMSALKAAAQAGRAAGATQDAQAVSSALLIGMLLSLPLLMAIWYSPLLVYFRDMTALAAMKSSIVACARNAPALLVYGVAVLGGMFLAMPFALALRVPDFAVWLLAPILLPSLYASYKDIYETEPDPQPEA; encoded by the coding sequence ATGCACCCCAGAACAGTCCGCGCCGGTCACGGCTGGATGTGGATCAAGCAAGGTTTCGCGCTGTTCAAAGCGAGTCCCGCCGGGTGGCTCGCGATCGTGCTGCTGCTCTTCGCCGGCACCAGGCTGCTCGCCGTGGTGCCGCTGCTCGGCCTGCTGTTCGTGCTGCTGATGCCGCTCTTCATCGCCGGTGTGATGGAAGGCTGCCGGGCGCTCGAGCGCGGAGAGCCGCTCGTGCTGGCGCATCTGGCCTGCGGCTTCCGCCGTAACGCCGCTCATCTGGTCACGGTCGGCGGCGTGTCGCTCGTGGGCAATCTGGGCGTCATGATGGTCGTGAACGCGATCGGCGGCGAGGCGATGTCGGCGCTGAAGGCCGCCGCACAGGCCGGCCGTGCCGCCGGTGCGACGCAGGACGCGCAGGCCGTCTCGAGCGCGCTGCTCATCGGCATGCTCCTCTCGCTGCCGCTTCTCATGGCGATCTGGTACTCGCCGCTGCTCGTCTATTTCCGGGACATGACCGCGCTGGCGGCGATGAAATCGAGCATCGTCGCGTGCGCCAGGAACGCGCCCGCGCTGCTGGTCTACGGGGTGGCGGTGCTGGGCGGGATGTTCCTCGCGATGCCTTTCGCGCTGGCGCTGCGCGTGCCGGACTTCGCCGTCTGGCTCCTCGCGCCGATCCTGCTGCCCTCGCTGTACGCGAGCTACAAGGACATCTACGAGACCGAGCCCGATCCGCAGCCCGAGGCTTGA
- the uvrD gene encoding DNA helicase II: MSPHFLEGLNERQLEAVTLPNQSALILAGAGSGKTRVLTTRIAWLIQTGQVSPHGLLAVTFTNKAAKEMLTRISAMLPINTRGMWVGTFHGLCNRMLRTHARDAGLPSLFQIMDSQDQLAMVKRIVKSMNLDEDLYPPRQAVWFINGNKEEGRRPKDADAYDDFAEKMVQVYAEYEAQCQREGAVDFAELLLRCYELLSRNETLRDHYRARFRHILVDEFQDTNKLQYRWLQLLAGQQNTIFAVGDDDQSIYAFRGANTANMQYLQRDFQIDRVIKLEQNYRSHGHILDAANALIAHNRKRLGKNLWTSEGKGEPLRVYEAATDLDEAAHIVQEVRSLKSEGVDLSDIAVLYRSNAQSRVIEHALFNASLPYRVYGGLRFFERQEIKHALAYLRLVANADDDGAFMRIVNFPTRGIGAKSVEQIAEVSRTRGITMWAAACANTLAAKASASVAGFVRLIENMRIATSGQALPQVIEHVIDASGLKQHYKTEREGAERIENLNELVNAAASFITERDVQPIVEGVEEPDDLTAFLAHAALEAGEHQAIAGSDALQLMTVHSAKGLEFHTVFISGMEEGLFPHENSAQEEEGLEEERRLMYVALTRARRKLHLTFAQSRMLHGQTRFNVASRFFLEIPGELMRRTKAAPRPLAPSFFGNRGYSGNIPVQPRVVDIGNIDNGLPWKIGQNVKHAKFGTGVIVSAEGRGADARVQVNFRDAGLKWLMLEYANLAPA, translated from the coding sequence ATGTCCCCCCATTTCCTCGAAGGCCTGAACGAGCGCCAGCTCGAAGCCGTCACGCTGCCGAACCAGTCGGCGCTCATCCTCGCCGGCGCCGGCAGCGGCAAGACGCGAGTGCTCACCACCCGCATCGCGTGGCTCATACAAACCGGGCAGGTCAGCCCGCACGGTCTGCTCGCGGTCACCTTCACCAACAAGGCGGCGAAGGAGATGCTCACCCGCATCTCGGCGATGCTGCCGATCAACACGCGCGGCATGTGGGTCGGCACGTTCCACGGGCTGTGCAACCGCATGCTGCGCACGCATGCGCGCGACGCGGGATTGCCGAGCCTCTTCCAGATCATGGATTCGCAGGACCAGCTCGCGATGGTCAAGCGCATCGTGAAGAGCATGAACCTCGACGAGGACCTGTATCCGCCGCGGCAGGCCGTCTGGTTCATCAACGGCAACAAGGAAGAAGGCAGGCGGCCGAAGGACGCCGACGCCTACGACGATTTCGCCGAGAAGATGGTGCAGGTCTACGCCGAGTACGAGGCCCAGTGCCAGCGCGAAGGCGCGGTCGATTTCGCCGAGCTGCTGCTGCGCTGTTACGAGCTCCTCTCGCGCAACGAGACGCTGCGCGATCATTACCGCGCGCGCTTCCGTCACATCCTCGTCGACGAGTTCCAGGACACCAACAAGCTGCAGTATCGCTGGCTGCAGCTTCTCGCGGGCCAGCAGAACACCATCTTCGCGGTGGGCGACGACGACCAGTCGATCTACGCTTTTCGCGGCGCGAACACCGCGAACATGCAGTACCTGCAGCGCGACTTCCAGATCGATCGCGTGATCAAGCTCGAGCAGAACTATCGCTCGCACGGTCACATTCTCGACGCCGCGAACGCGCTGATCGCGCACAACCGCAAGCGCCTCGGCAAGAACCTGTGGACGTCCGAAGGCAAGGGCGAGCCGCTGCGCGTGTACGAGGCCGCGACCGATCTCGACGAGGCCGCGCACATCGTCCAGGAAGTGCGGTCGCTCAAGAGCGAGGGCGTCGACCTGTCCGACATCGCGGTGCTCTACCGCTCGAACGCGCAGTCGCGGGTGATCGAGCACGCGCTCTTCAACGCGTCGCTCCCGTACCGGGTGTACGGCGGCCTGCGCTTCTTCGAGCGCCAGGAGATCAAGCACGCGCTCGCCTACTTGCGGCTCGTCGCGAACGCCGACGACGACGGCGCGTTCATGCGCATCGTCAACTTCCCGACGCGTGGCATCGGCGCGAAAAGCGTCGAGCAGATCGCGGAGGTCTCGCGCACGCGCGGCATTACGATGTGGGCCGCAGCATGCGCGAACACGCTTGCGGCCAAGGCTTCCGCGAGCGTCGCGGGATTCGTGCGGCTCATCGAGAACATGCGCATCGCGACCTCGGGTCAGGCCCTTCCCCAGGTGATCGAGCACGTGATCGACGCGAGCGGGCTCAAGCAGCACTACAAGACCGAGCGCGAAGGCGCCGAGCGCATCGAGAACCTGAACGAGCTGGTGAATGCCGCGGCGTCGTTCATCACCGAACGCGACGTTCAGCCGATCGTCGAAGGCGTCGAGGAGCCCGACGACCTCACCGCCTTTCTCGCGCATGCCGCGCTGGAAGCGGGCGAGCACCAGGCGATCGCCGGCTCCGACGCGCTGCAGCTCATGACGGTGCATTCGGCGAAAGGGCTGGAATTCCACACCGTCTTCATCAGCGGCATGGAAGAAGGCCTGTTCCCTCACGAGAACAGCGCCCAGGAGGAGGAGGGGCTGGAGGAGGAGCGCAGGCTCATGTACGTCGCGCTCACGCGCGCGCGCCGCAAGCTCCATCTCACCTTCGCGCAAAGCCGCATGCTGCACGGACAGACGCGCTTCAACGTCGCGTCGCGCTTCTTCCTGGAGATCCCCGGCGAGCTCATGCGTCGGACCAAAGCCGCGCCGCGTCCGCTCGCGCCGTCGTTCTTCGGCAACCGCGGCTACTCGGGGAACATCCCGGTGCAGCCGCGCGTGGTCGACATCGGCAACATCGACAACGGCCTGCCGTGGAAGATCGGGCAGAACGTCAAGCACGCGAAGTTCGGCACCGGCGTGATCGTCAGCGCCGAAGGCCGCGGCGCCGACGCGCGGGTGCAGGTCAACTTCCGCGACGCGGGGCTGAAGTGGCTGATGCTCGAGTACGCGAATTTGGCTCCGGCCTGA
- a CDS encoding FecR domain-containing protein: protein MRRLIAAAVLALAAKNVFAAAGAAVLTVESVLSPAWVERANGRREPLTVGMALSNKEKVHTGDGGRATLRMAEGSTVKLGESGMLEVDNLAQKGAGKGGVVSATLDVVRGAFRFTTGLLNKSGAQREVNVKVNAITAGIRGTDVWGKSESDRDIVCLLEGRITVSHGAAQFQMTEPNSFYIAPRTGRAQPPSNVTPQQVKEWSDETEIFPKMGGSRAGGTALVKVASAPDEAAANALRDKLRESGFPATIAVAGQGYDVRIESMPDAAEASILAERLRRIGFPQAQPQ, encoded by the coding sequence ATGCGCCGTCTCATCGCCGCCGCCGTGCTCGCGCTGGCCGCTAAGAACGTCTTCGCCGCTGCCGGCGCCGCAGTGCTCACCGTCGAATCGGTTCTGAGCCCCGCGTGGGTCGAGCGCGCGAACGGACGCCGCGAGCCTCTGACCGTCGGCATGGCGCTCAGCAACAAGGAGAAGGTGCACACCGGCGACGGCGGGCGGGCGACCCTGCGCATGGCCGAGGGCAGCACGGTCAAGCTCGGCGAGTCCGGCATGCTCGAGGTCGACAACCTCGCCCAAAAAGGCGCCGGCAAGGGCGGCGTCGTGAGCGCGACATTGGACGTGGTGCGCGGCGCGTTCCGCTTTACGACCGGTCTCCTCAACAAGTCGGGCGCGCAGCGTGAGGTGAACGTCAAGGTCAACGCGATCACCGCGGGTATCCGCGGCACCGACGTGTGGGGCAAGTCCGAAAGCGATCGCGACATCGTCTGTCTGCTCGAAGGGCGCATCACGGTGAGCCACGGCGCCGCGCAGTTCCAGATGACCGAGCCCAACTCGTTCTACATCGCTCCCCGAACCGGACGTGCGCAGCCGCCTTCGAACGTCACGCCGCAGCAGGTCAAGGAATGGTCCGACGAGACCGAGATCTTCCCGAAGATGGGCGGTTCGCGCGCGGGCGGCACCGCGCTCGTGAAAGTCGCCTCGGCGCCCGACGAAGCGGCGGCCAACGCGCTGCGCGACAAGCTGCGCGAATCGGGCTTTCCCGCGACGATCGCGGTCGCCGGCCAGGGGTACGACGTGCGCATCGAGTCGATGCCGGACGCCGCTGAAGCCTCGATACTCGCCGAGCGGCTGCGGCGCATCGGGTTCCCCCAAGCGCAGCCGCAATAA